One window of the Chanos chanos chromosome 11, fChaCha1.1, whole genome shotgun sequence genome contains the following:
- the mettl14 gene encoding N(6)-adenosine-methyltransferase non-catalytic subunit METTL14 has product MNSRLQEIRERQKLRRQLLAQQLGAESADSIGAVLNSKEEQKEIEETRETCRASFDTSVPSAKRKCQNEGEDTEEDVEAPRDEVEPQQPDENSPYEEVYKDSSTFLKGTQSLNPHNDYCQHFVDTGHRPQNFIRDVGLADRFEEYPKLRELIRLKDELISTTNTPPMYLQADLETFDLRDLKCKFDVILLEPPLEEYYRESGIIANERFWTWDDIMKLEIEEISALRSFVFLWCGSGEGLDLGRMCLRKWGFRRCEDICWIKTNKNNPGKTKTLDPKAVFQRTKEHCLMGIKGTVRRSTDGDFIHANVDIDLIITEEPEMGNIEKPVEIFHIIEHFCLGRRRLHLFGHDSTIRPGWLTVGPTLTNSNFNAEAYSAHFSGANSHLTGCTEDIERLRPKSPPPKTKPERGGGAPRGGRGAPATGRGDRGRERNRPNFRGERGGFRGRGGPHRGFPPR; this is encoded by the exons ATGAATAGTCGATTGCAGGAAatacgagagagacagaaactgagACGGCAGCTTTTGGCACAACAG CTTGGAGCTGAAAGTGCTGACAGTATTGGAGCTGTACTAAACagcaaagaagaacaaaaagaaattgAAGAGACGAGAGAAACGTGCAG GGCCTCCTTCGACACATCCGTGCCCAGTGCAAAACGGAAATGTCAGAACGAGGGtgaagacacagaggaggatGTAGAAGCTCCCAGA GATGAGGTGGAGCCACAGCAGCCTGATGAGAACTCACCGTATGAGGAAGTTTACAAAGATTCTAGCACCTTCTTAAAG GGAACCCAGAGCTTAAATCCTCATAACGACTACTGCCAGCACTTTGTGGACACGGGTCACAGACCTCAGAACTTCATCAGAGACGTCG GCTTGGCAGATAGGTTCGAGGAATACCCCAAACTAAGAGAGCTGATCCGCCTGAAGGACGAACTCATCTCAACTACAAACACCCCTCCCAT GTACTTGCAGGCCGACCTGGAAACGTTTGACCTGAGAGATCTGAAATGCAAGTTTGACGTGATTCTGTTGGAGCCTCCACTGGAAGAATACTACAGGGAGAGCGGCATCATCGCCAACGAACGCTTTTGGACGTGGGACGAC ataaTGAAGCTGGAGATTGAAGAGATCTCTGCTCTGCGTTCATTTGTGTTCCTGTGGTGTGGTTCTGGAGAGGGACTAGATCTGGGCAGGATG TGTCTGCGGAAATGGGGCTTCAGACGGTGTGAGGATATCTGCTGGATTAAAACGAACAAGAACAACCCCGGCAAAACCAAAACGCTGGATCCGAAAGCGGTATTTCAGAGGACAAAG gaacACTGTCTAATGGGTATTAAAGGAACGGTGAGAAGGAGTACTGATGGAGATTTTATCCACGCAAACGTCGACATTGACTTGATCATTACCGAGGAACCAGAAATGGGAAACATCGAGAAACCCGTGGAGATCTTTCACATCATAGAGCACTTCTGCTTGGGACGCAGGCGACTGCACCTGTTCGGCCATGACAGCACCATCAGACCAG GTTGGCTGACAGTGGGGCCGACATTAACCAATAGTAACTTCAACGCCGAGGCTTACTCCGCCCACTTCAGTGGCGCCAACTCCCACCTGACTGGCTGCACCGAGGACATCGAGCGGCTCCGCCCTAAATCTCCGCCCCCTAAGACCAAACCCGAACGGGGAGGCGGTGCACCCCGCGGGGGTCGAGGAGCACCTGCCACGGGGCGGGGCGATCGCGGGCGGGAGAGGAACCGACCAAACTTCCGCGGGGAGAGGGGGGGTTTCAGAGGGCGTGGCGGACCTCACAGAGGATTTCCCCCCCGTTAG